A stretch of Rhizobium glycinendophyticum DNA encodes these proteins:
- a CDS encoding ABC transporter substrate-binding protein, with protein MRIPTRFLAAASIAALSLFAGSAMAQEKLIIGTEGAYPPFNNLEADGTLVGFDIDIAKALCDEMKVTCEFVTQDWDGIIPALQAKKFDAIIASMSITPERLEKVDFSKKYYNTPPAVAVPKDSPITDVAGLKGKTIGAQSSTTHANYAEKHMPDSELKLYPTADEYKLDLEGGRVDAVVDDIVVLSEWLKSDAGTCCKILTPLPVDKEINGEGAGIAVRKGETALADKFSAAIEAIRASGKYAEINKKYFDFDVYGD; from the coding sequence ATGCGTATTCCGACACGTTTTCTGGCAGCCGCCTCAATCGCGGCGCTGTCGCTCTTCGCCGGTTCTGCCATGGCGCAGGAAAAGCTTATCATTGGGACGGAAGGCGCCTACCCGCCCTTCAATAATCTCGAAGCAGATGGCACGCTGGTTGGCTTCGACATCGACATCGCCAAGGCGCTTTGCGATGAGATGAAGGTCACCTGCGAATTCGTTACCCAGGATTGGGACGGCATCATCCCCGCCCTCCAGGCCAAGAAGTTTGACGCGATCATCGCCTCGATGTCGATCACGCCAGAGCGTCTCGAGAAGGTCGACTTCTCCAAGAAGTACTACAACACCCCGCCGGCCGTCGCCGTGCCGAAGGATTCGCCGATCACCGATGTTGCAGGCCTCAAGGGCAAGACCATCGGCGCCCAGTCTTCGACGACCCACGCGAACTATGCCGAAAAGCACATGCCCGATTCGGAGCTGAAGCTTTATCCGACGGCGGACGAGTACAAGCTTGACCTCGAAGGCGGTCGTGTTGACGCCGTCGTCGACGACATCGTCGTTCTTTCGGAATGGCTGAAGTCTGACGCCGGCACCTGCTGCAAGATCCTGACCCCGCTGCCGGTCGATAAGGAGATCAACGGCGAAGGCGCAGGCATTGCCGTGCGCAAGGGCGAAACGGCGCTGGCCGACAAGTTCTCGGCCGCCATCGAGGCGATCCGCGCCAGCGGCAAATATGCCGAAATCAACAAGAAGTATTTCGACTTCGACGTCTATGGGGACTAA
- a CDS encoding ABC transporter permease, giving the protein MGGLSSALGSLWATLSYWLDPFCGPVGVFAIFGGDGLLSCGNVGWADEIALGVKVTIVLALITLPVGLFLGFLIALAMQSEERSLRTAAGIYTTIFRGLPELLTLFIVYFGFQMMVQAVLSWFGSEERVEINAFFAGMLALSVVFSSYCSEVLLSAFRAIPKGQYEAGSAVGLSRRRTMRLVIVPQLVRIALPGLGNLWMNLLKDTALVSVIGLTDILRQTGVAAKVTKEAFLFYAIACALYLVLATLSSFGLNAISNWANRAETSR; this is encoded by the coding sequence ATGGGCGGACTGTCTTCCGCACTGGGCTCGCTTTGGGCCACTCTATCGTATTGGCTCGATCCGTTTTGCGGGCCGGTGGGTGTCTTCGCGATCTTTGGTGGCGATGGGTTGTTGTCCTGCGGCAATGTCGGTTGGGCCGATGAAATCGCGCTTGGCGTCAAAGTCACCATCGTCCTTGCCCTCATCACTCTGCCGGTTGGACTTTTCCTCGGCTTCCTGATCGCGCTCGCCATGCAGTCGGAGGAGCGGAGCCTTCGCACAGCCGCCGGCATCTACACGACGATCTTCCGAGGCCTTCCCGAACTGCTGACCCTCTTCATCGTCTATTTCGGCTTCCAGATGATGGTCCAGGCCGTGCTCTCGTGGTTCGGCAGCGAAGAGCGGGTGGAAATCAATGCCTTCTTCGCCGGCATGCTGGCGCTCTCGGTCGTCTTTTCCTCCTACTGCTCGGAAGTGCTTCTTTCCGCCTTCCGGGCCATTCCCAAGGGCCAGTACGAAGCCGGCAGCGCCGTCGGCCTGTCGCGTCGCCGCACGATGCGACTCGTGATCGTGCCACAGTTGGTGCGCATCGCCCTGCCCGGTCTGGGAAACCTCTGGATGAACCTCTTGAAGGATACGGCCCTCGTCTCGGTCATCGGCCTCACCGACATCCTGCGCCAGACGGGCGTCGCGGCCAAGGTGACGAAGGAAGCCTTTCTGTTTTACGCCATCGCCTGTGCGCTGTATCTGGTGCTTGCCACTCTCTCCTCCTTCGGGCTGAACGCTATCTCGAACTGGGCCAATCGCGCGGAGACAAGCCGATGA